ACTCAAGATGCAGCTACGCCGTTTGTCTTATCAAAAGCCTGATGGCTTTCAACCATTTCAATCGCCTTTCTATTGGGCAGCATTTTGTGCAATAGGTTACTAATTATATTTTTATGCTTATTTATCTGAAAATGACTGTTGAAGAAATATGGGAATACTAAATTGGTTACAAAGTATTAGCAGCAAATTACGTCCATTGATAGATGAATCAAAATCATGTTCAAGTTATGAATATTTCCTCGCTACTATTATAGAAGTAGTGGTAGATAATGACAATAACCAAAAAATAGTTTATTCACTGTTGAAAAAAAACCTTGATAAACTAGACGATAATTTTGCTATCCTCTTACAAAATTTAGCAATAAATACCACTAATGTGGATTCAGATGACTCACAGGGTGTTGCTGCGGCGCTCACTTGTTTTAGTCTTCAGCTTCAACAGTTTCCTCTAGGCAGTAAAGATAATAACCTAGAAATTGCAATTATTGGTTATCAAAAAGCCCTAGAGTTTTTTACTCGCAAAGATTTCCCAAATCAGTGGGCAGATATCTACAATAACCTTTCAGTAGCTTTGTGGGAGCGTATTAGAGGAGATAGAGCAGAGAATCTAGAATTTGCAATTATCTGCTGTGAAAATGCTCTGCTAGTCTACACTCCTGAAGTAGATCCAGAGGGGTGGGCATTGGCACAAAGTAACTTGGCAAATGCTTACAGCCAACGCATTCAAGGAGATAAAGCCGAAAATTTGGAAAAAGCCATTATCTGCTGTGAAAATGCCTTGCAAGTCTATAGCCCCCAATCCCATCCCACAGATTGGTCTAGGACACAAATCAATTTAGCAAATGCTTACCTTTATCGTCTGCAAGGAGAGCAAGCCGAAAATTTAGAAAAAGTGATCACTCACTACCAAAATGCCCTACAGGTTATCGATCGCAAATCTTTTCCTGAACAGTGGGCATTGATTCAACATAATTTAGTAGGTGCTTACATAGAGCGCATCTTCGGTAATCGAGCTGAAAATATTGAATTAGCAATCGCATGTGGTAAAAATGCTCTACAGGTATATCAGCCTCAAATATTCCCAGAGAGGTGGGCAACAATACACAATGAGTTGGCAATTAGTTACAGCAAACGCATTTTAGGAAATCATCATCAGAATCTCAAAACAGCAATTAAACTTTTTAAAAAAGCCTTAAATATCCTTAACCCTGAAGCATTTCCACAAAGATATATTGGAACATTGACAAATTTGGGTTTTAGTTATCAAGGGCTAGGACAAGAACTTAATGCTTATAATGCATTTGCATCTGCAATTGATACTGTAGAATCTCTGCGGATTGATATTAGTTCTGGGGATGAAGCTAAACGAAAACTAGCTGAGGAATACAATAGACTTTACCAAAGTATGGTGGAAGTCTGCGTTGCACTTGCTTGTGATGAACCTAGCTATGGTAGAAAAGCTGTTGAATATGTCGAGCGAAGCAAAGCTCGTAACTTGGTTGAACTATTGGCTGACCGCGATCGCTATCCTAAAGGCATAACCCCAGAAGTTAGAAAACAACTCGATCGACTGCGGCACGACATTAGAATAGAACAACAAAGATTAGATATTGAAGAAAAAAAACGCTCACTAGTTAGTACACTATCCTCTAGTGAGGAGTACGTTAATCTAAGCAGTTTGTTTACACCTAAAATTCCAAGTCGTAGCCATCTGACTGAATTACAACAAAAGTTAGATCAGCTAATTACAAATGAGATCCAACCATTAGACTCCAGCTTCACTCTTACTCAAAAAGTTAAGCCGATTGCATTTCAAGAAATACCAAAATTACTACCTGATGCACAAACCACCTTGATAGAGTGGTATATATTGGATGAAGTCTTTCTTACTTTTATCATCACTGCACAATCAGTTCTTTATATATGGGTATCCGACCCCAATGACTTACAAGCACTATTAGATTGGAACACAGAATATCTCAATTATTATTATAATCAAAACTCGCAATGGAAATCAAATCTAACATCTCAATTGGAAAGCCTAGCTAAAATTTTACACCTAAATGAGATTCTCAGTTATGTACCAGTAGAGTGCGATCGCTTAATTCTGATTCCCCATCGATTTCTGCATCTGTTTCCTCTCCATGCATTACCTTTGGTTAATGGTGATATCTTACTAGACCGTTTCGAGCGAGGCATTAGCTATGCTCCTAGCTGCCAACTACTGCAACTGACTCGAAAACAAACATCTCTCAATTTCAGCCGCTTTTTTGCAATTCAAAATCCCACAAGCGACCTGCCTTATAGCAATGTTGAAGTGGAAACTGTCTCCTCATTTTTCCCCTCAGTTGATGTTTTAGTAAAGCAAACAGCAACTAAAGCGGCTCTTAATGCAAGTATTAACTTGTCATTGACATCCTGCTATCATTTCTCTTGTCATGGTGAATTTAACCTCAGTTTTCCTCTCAAATCAGCACTGATTTTGGCAAACAATGAACGTCTCACTTTAGGGGAAATTTTTGAAATTAATCTCAATCAATGTAGCCTTGTTACTTTATCTGCTTGCGAAACAGGATTAACTGACTCCAGCAGCCTCAGTGATGAATATGTTGGTTTACATAGCGGTTTCCTTTATGCAGGCAGTCCTAATATTGTCAGTTCGCTGTGGACAGTAGATGACTTATCTACAGCATTTTTGATGATTAAGTTTTATCAGAATTTACACAAGGGTTTGGCTGTGGCTTTGGCGCTCAATCAAGCTCAACTCTGGTTAAAGGATTTGACCAAGGGGGATTTGGAAAAATGGATTGAACAAAACCAGTTACCATTACAACCAGCAGTTAGGATGGGTTTGCGTCGTCGTCTTTATAAGTTGGCAGAGGATGTTAAGCCTTTTAAATCGCCTTTCTACTGGGGAGCATTTTGTGCGATTGGTCAGTAATTTTAGCTATAAAGCCACGAGTTGAAATTTTCAAGCTAGAGTATTAAATAAAAATCCAACAGAATTGGTTTGAGAGACTGTTTGAAAAGGTTTTCCTCTATCGAATATCACCTAAGGATCATGATTTGTTGTGATTTTAATCATATTCTAGTTCAGGTCGATAAACTCAATTACTACCATAGGGTTAAATACACTACTTTCAGCCCTATGATGACACAGGAAAAAAGACAAAAAACATAAAAAAATTTGATTGTTGTCCGAGTCTGGATATGCCCAAAACTTTTCAAACAGTCTCTGAGGGGTTATGCTTAATGGATGAAAGTCGTCTTAAAGGCTATCTTAACCTAATTCAATCACTACTTGACTGTAAAAGTGGCGAGGAGTTGGCGCTGTTACAAAATAATCAAGAGTTGATTGACATTGATTTTATTCAAGTGATGGAACAGGTTGCAACTCAGGCTGAAGAAGAAGGACAACAAAAAGCGGCAGATTTTTTACAGACTTTAGTTAAGCAATTAAAAAAAGCTTTTGCAGTAGCAGAATCAACATATAATTCTCAAGAGCAAGGTGAAAATAATCAAGCTTATCACAACTTAATAGAAGCACTATTGTCTTGTCCTAATAGTCAAAAAGGGCAAATTTTGAAGGATAATTTTGATTTGCTTGATTTAGGCCTGTCAGAGACGATGAAGCAGGTTGCAGAAACCCTCATGGAAGAGGGTGAGGAAGATACATCTGAGTGGTTACTAAATGTTGCTTCTCAAGTGAGGGTTGTTGTAGCAGCTCGCCTATTCGATAAAGGTAATCAATATTACCATCTTAACAATTTTGCAGCAGCCGAGCAATCATGGCAAGAGGCTCTAGCTTTATATCAGGAAATTGGCGATCGCCAAAGGGAAGCAGAATTGTTAAATAGCCTTGGTATTGCTTGTTACTTTATGGGACGATATCAGACTGCTATTGATTACTGCCAGCAATCACTTAAAATTCAAAAGGATATTGGCGATTCTCCAGAGGAGAGGCTTCGCCAACGCACAGGAGAAGCAGGTTCTCTGATCAATATTGGTAATGCTCTTTACTCTTCAGGCAAATATGATGTAGCTATCGATTACTATCAGCAGTCACTTGCAATTAAAAGGGAGATAGGGGAGCGTAGAGGGGAAGCGACTGCGTTAATGAATATAGGTAATGCTTTGTACTCAACTGCAAAATACGATTTAGCTATAGACTATTATCAAAAGTCACTGGCAATTCAAGAGGAAATAGACGATCGCAAAGAA
This portion of the Pseudanabaena sp. ABRG5-3 genome encodes:
- a CDS encoding CHAT domain-containing protein, giving the protein MGILNWLQSISSKLRPLIDESKSCSSYEYFLATIIEVVVDNDNNQKIVYSLLKKNLDKLDDNFAILLQNLAINTTNVDSDDSQGVAAALTCFSLQLQQFPLGSKDNNLEIAIIGYQKALEFFTRKDFPNQWADIYNNLSVALWERIRGDRAENLEFAIICCENALLVYTPEVDPEGWALAQSNLANAYSQRIQGDKAENLEKAIICCENALQVYSPQSHPTDWSRTQINLANAYLYRLQGEQAENLEKVITHYQNALQVIDRKSFPEQWALIQHNLVGAYIERIFGNRAENIELAIACGKNALQVYQPQIFPERWATIHNELAISYSKRILGNHHQNLKTAIKLFKKALNILNPEAFPQRYIGTLTNLGFSYQGLGQELNAYNAFASAIDTVESLRIDISSGDEAKRKLAEEYNRLYQSMVEVCVALACDEPSYGRKAVEYVERSKARNLVELLADRDRYPKGITPEVRKQLDRLRHDIRIEQQRLDIEEKKRSLVSTLSSSEEYVNLSSLFTPKIPSRSHLTELQQKLDQLITNEIQPLDSSFTLTQKVKPIAFQEIPKLLPDAQTTLIEWYILDEVFLTFIITAQSVLYIWVSDPNDLQALLDWNTEYLNYYYNQNSQWKSNLTSQLESLAKILHLNEILSYVPVECDRLILIPHRFLHLFPLHALPLVNGDILLDRFERGISYAPSCQLLQLTRKQTSLNFSRFFAIQNPTSDLPYSNVEVETVSSFFPSVDVLVKQTATKAALNASINLSLTSCYHFSCHGEFNLSFPLKSALILANNERLTLGEIFEINLNQCSLVTLSACETGLTDSSSLSDEYVGLHSGFLYAGSPNIVSSLWTVDDLSTAFLMIKFYQNLHKGLAVALALNQAQLWLKDLTKGDLEKWIEQNQLPLQPAVRMGLRRRLYKLAEDVKPFKSPFYWGAFCAIGQ